From a single Planctellipticum variicoloris genomic region:
- a CDS encoding DUF1501 domain-containing protein, with protein sequence MSRSNTSGCPGFESLKGTRRTLLRVGALGGLLSQSQLLQAESAAPSRARTAKSVILLFQFGGASHLDTFDPKPDAPAEIRGEFDSVASVVPGRRICEHLPQLAKLADKYSLVRSVHHKSSSHNPGAYVSLTGRESPIDIVTLNASANDFPHPGSIVDYFQPAPTGTPTSVSLPSMIADGPFRTPGEFAGFLGKKHDPLWILKDPSNANFNVNELKLPEGLDLSRLNQRRETLAALGKLSQLADSATEIRGLSDYQQRAIDLVTSTATQQAFNLHEEPDDVRNRYGRHRYGQSVLLARRLVEAGVRFVTVYYSAGIGGWDTHKDNFKTLKGSRLPETDSALSALLTDLESRGLLDSTLVYWTGDFGRTPKINGDAGRDHWPPCGTVLMAGGGIQGGREYGASDRSGAYPHSDPATPGDITATIFHALGLDPETIIHDQLQRPMPIADGRPLLPLLA encoded by the coding sequence ATGTCGCGATCGAACACCTCCGGCTGCCCGGGGTTTGAGTCCCTCAAAGGGACGCGCCGAACGCTGCTGCGCGTCGGAGCCCTCGGCGGGCTCCTGTCCCAATCGCAGTTGCTGCAGGCGGAATCCGCAGCCCCGTCGCGCGCGCGAACGGCGAAGAGCGTGATTCTGCTGTTCCAGTTCGGCGGAGCCAGCCACCTCGACACGTTCGATCCCAAACCCGATGCTCCTGCCGAGATCCGCGGCGAATTCGACTCCGTGGCGAGCGTTGTTCCCGGCCGACGGATCTGTGAGCACCTGCCGCAGCTCGCGAAGCTGGCCGACAAGTATTCGCTCGTCCGCAGCGTCCACCACAAAAGCTCGTCGCACAACCCGGGGGCGTACGTCTCGTTGACCGGCCGCGAGTCGCCGATTGACATCGTGACTCTGAATGCCTCCGCGAATGATTTCCCGCATCCCGGTTCGATCGTCGACTACTTCCAGCCGGCGCCAACGGGAACGCCGACATCGGTTTCGCTGCCGTCGATGATCGCCGACGGACCGTTCCGCACGCCGGGCGAGTTCGCCGGATTTTTGGGAAAGAAGCACGACCCGCTCTGGATTCTCAAGGATCCCAGCAATGCGAACTTCAACGTCAACGAGCTGAAGCTGCCGGAAGGGCTCGACCTGAGCCGGCTCAACCAGCGCCGCGAAACGCTCGCGGCCCTCGGCAAGTTGAGCCAGCTCGCCGACAGCGCCACGGAAATCCGCGGGCTGAGCGACTACCAGCAGCGGGCCATCGACCTGGTCACTTCGACCGCCACGCAACAGGCCTTCAACCTCCACGAAGAGCCCGACGACGTCCGCAATCGTTATGGCCGGCATCGTTACGGCCAGAGCGTGCTGCTCGCCCGCCGGCTGGTCGAAGCCGGCGTGCGGTTCGTTACGGTGTATTACTCCGCGGGGATCGGCGGCTGGGATACCCACAAGGACAACTTCAAGACCCTCAAAGGGAGCCGGCTGCCGGAGACCGACAGCGCCCTGTCTGCTCTGCTGACCGATCTGGAATCGCGCGGCCTCCTCGACAGCACGCTGGTCTACTGGACCGGGGACTTCGGCCGCACCCCGAAGATCAACGGCGACGCCGGTCGCGATCACTGGCCCCCCTGCGGAACGGTTCTGATGGCCGGCGGCGGCATCCAGGGAGGCCGCGAGTACGGAGCCTCGGACCGGTCGGGCGCCTATCCGCACTCCGACCCCGCCACCCCGGGGGACATCACGGCCACGATCTTCCACGCGCTGGGGCTCGACCCGGAAACGATCATTCACGACCAGCTTCAGCGTCCGATGCCCATCGCCGACGGCCGCCCGCTGCTGCCGCTGCTGGCATGA
- a CDS encoding PIG-L deacetylase family protein, which produces MSAVARCLIALLLLTVPCLAADESVDDGKLRIIIFGAHPDDAEFKAGGSAILWAQAGHHVKLVSVTNGDIGHWQMAGGPLAQRRRAEVEAADKLLGAESEVLDIHDGELEPNLENRRKITRVIRNWRADIVIAHRPWDYHPDHRYVGVLVQDAAFMVTVPFICPDTPVLKKNPVFLYSSDGFKKPYPFKADIAVSLDSVFDKKLEAVHELESQVYEGGASGSEEYVAKVPPAADPVARKAWLRQRWEGRQGGEANRFRDTLIKWYGDEQGKAVKYAEAFEICEYGRQPNDAEIRQLFPFLGR; this is translated from the coding sequence ATGTCTGCCGTCGCTCGCTGCCTGATCGCCCTGCTTCTGCTGACCGTCCCCTGCCTGGCCGCTGACGAGTCCGTCGACGATGGCAAGCTGCGGATCATCATCTTCGGTGCGCACCCCGACGACGCCGAATTCAAAGCGGGAGGTTCAGCGATCCTCTGGGCGCAGGCCGGGCATCATGTGAAGCTGGTGTCGGTCACGAACGGCGACATCGGCCACTGGCAGATGGCCGGCGGCCCCCTTGCACAGCGCCGCAGGGCGGAAGTGGAAGCGGCCGACAAACTCCTCGGCGCCGAGTCCGAGGTCCTCGATATCCACGACGGCGAACTGGAACCCAACCTCGAAAACCGCCGGAAGATCACCCGCGTCATCCGCAACTGGCGGGCCGACATCGTCATCGCCCACCGTCCCTGGGACTACCACCCCGACCACCGTTACGTCGGCGTGCTGGTTCAGGACGCCGCCTTCATGGTGACCGTCCCCTTCATCTGCCCGGACACCCCCGTGCTGAAGAAGAACCCGGTTTTTCTTTACTCCAGCGACGGCTTCAAGAAGCCCTATCCCTTCAAGGCGGACATCGCCGTGTCGCTCGATTCGGTCTTCGACAAGAAGCTCGAAGCCGTTCACGAGCTCGAATCGCAGGTCTACGAAGGGGGCGCCAGCGGCAGCGAAGAGTACGTTGCCAAGGTTCCCCCGGCCGCCGACCCCGTCGCCCGCAAGGCCTGGCTTCGCCAGCGCTGGGAAGGCCGCCAGGGAGGCGAAGCCAACCGGTTCCGCGACACGCTCATCAAGTGGTACGGCGACGAGCAGGGCAAGGCCGTCAAGTACGCCGAAGCCTTTGAGATCTGCGAATACGGCCGCCAGCCCAACGACGCCGAAATCCGCCAGCTCTTTCCGTTCCTGGGGCGTTGA
- a CDS encoding sulfatase family protein, producing the protein MSVCRWLRLCGVAVVVTAGLVLPASAAGRASRPNIVLIYADDLGYGDIGCQGATRVKTPHIDRIAREGLRFTDGHSPSATCTPSRYAMLTGEYAWRKKGTGVLPGDARLIIEPGRPTLPSILQQAGYRTGVVGKWHLGLGTRNLDWNGDIQPGPLEIGFDRCFLIPATGDRVPCVYVEQRRVVGLDPADPIQVAFGKPLGSEPTGKAHPELLKVHPSHGHDMTIVNGISRIGYMTGGKAARWVDEDMADTITAKAVEFVEQQRDQPFFLFFSLHDIHVPRVPHPRFVGKTDMGPRGDCIVQADWCVGEILAALDRLKLAENTLVIFSSDNGPVVDDGYKDDAVQKLADHRPAGPWRGGKYSAFEGGTRVPLLVRWPGKVQPGVSEALVCQVDFPASLAALTGQSWNVETGPDSVNVLPALLGELPAGRDHLVEHAGSLSLRVGTWKFIPAGKGARVSANTNTELGNAPEPQLYDLASDPGETTNVAAQHPERVAEMGRRLEGIRSQAR; encoded by the coding sequence ATGTCTGTTTGCCGCTGGCTGAGGCTGTGTGGAGTTGCGGTCGTGGTGACTGCCGGACTGGTGTTGCCGGCCTCTGCCGCCGGGCGGGCGTCGCGCCCCAATATCGTGCTGATCTATGCCGATGATCTCGGATACGGCGATATCGGCTGCCAGGGGGCGACACGGGTCAAGACGCCACACATCGACCGGATTGCGCGCGAGGGGCTCCGCTTCACCGACGGGCATTCTCCGTCGGCGACGTGCACGCCGTCCCGCTATGCGATGCTCACCGGCGAGTACGCCTGGCGGAAGAAGGGGACTGGAGTTCTTCCCGGCGACGCCCGGCTGATCATTGAGCCGGGGCGGCCGACGCTCCCTTCGATCCTGCAGCAGGCCGGCTATCGGACGGGGGTCGTCGGCAAGTGGCACCTGGGACTGGGAACGAGAAACCTCGACTGGAACGGAGACATCCAGCCGGGGCCGCTGGAGATCGGGTTCGACAGGTGCTTCCTGATTCCCGCCACCGGCGACCGGGTGCCGTGCGTCTATGTGGAACAGCGGCGGGTTGTCGGACTCGATCCGGCCGATCCGATTCAGGTGGCGTTTGGCAAGCCCCTCGGTAGTGAACCGACCGGCAAGGCTCATCCTGAGCTGCTCAAGGTTCATCCGAGTCACGGCCACGACATGACCATTGTCAACGGCATCAGCCGGATCGGTTACATGACCGGCGGCAAGGCAGCCCGCTGGGTCGATGAGGACATGGCGGACACGATCACTGCGAAAGCCGTGGAATTCGTCGAGCAGCAGCGGGATCAACCGTTCTTTCTGTTCTTCTCGCTGCACGACATTCATGTGCCCCGCGTGCCGCATCCGCGGTTCGTCGGAAAGACCGACATGGGGCCGCGCGGCGACTGCATCGTGCAGGCGGACTGGTGCGTGGGGGAGATTCTGGCGGCTCTCGACCGGCTGAAACTCGCCGAGAACACGCTGGTGATCTTCAGCAGCGACAACGGACCGGTGGTGGATGACGGGTACAAGGACGACGCCGTACAGAAGCTGGCCGATCACAGGCCGGCCGGTCCGTGGCGGGGTGGGAAGTACAGCGCATTCGAAGGGGGGACGCGGGTGCCGCTGCTGGTCCGCTGGCCGGGTAAGGTCCAGCCGGGGGTTTCAGAGGCCCTCGTCTGCCAGGTCGATTTTCCGGCGTCGCTGGCGGCGCTGACGGGGCAGAGCTGGAACGTGGAAACCGGGCCGGACAGCGTGAACGTGCTGCCGGCGCTGCTGGGAGAATTACCGGCGGGACGCGACCATCTGGTCGAGCATGCTGGTTCGCTGTCGTTGCGAGTCGGAACGTGGAAGTTCATTCCGGCGGGCAAAGGGGCGCGCGTGAGCGCCAACACGAACACCGAGCTTGGGAATGCTCCGGAGCCGCAGCTTTACGATCTGGCGAGCGATCCGGGCGAGACGACCAACGTCGCTGCTCAACATCCGGAACGCGTGGCAGAGATGGGGCGGCGGCTGGAGGGGATTCGGTCGCAGGCGCGCTGA
- a CDS encoding c-type cytochrome — translation MPRCWWVLASLTCVFLLPAVSIQAQDDDDDDSRPGLIAELSVGSKQIRRIDPDLAFAWGADSPDARLPAGPFRANWAGQILVRSEGELQFHAWLQGKLTLRVRDEVVLQAESATPQWVSGPKLPFRFGEWPVVVDYERTGGQGTLQVAWSSNDFPLEPLPAHALYHTAPDAVQKAVARGRDQFEGFRCQACHDGGADVPVLSAPKLDALQAGTNPAWLVKHLTRKEMPGQGSRMPAFGLSEAEAQDILAALAAQSRNVELAKASEKKADDKQRAAGKALILSTGCLACHTWNKVGQDSPWGGPALDEIAHRRTRAWLLTWLQDPAKLNATHRMPVFTLSDAERQQIAAALIPEPQKTSAWKDIVPDGKDAVQRGRELLASRRCAGCHQIENVTATAAPSLRRQDVNWDSACTSANSAKPGQPKFAGVDQAAVRAYVASWTMESPQPGPFLRGERLLTSKGCLLCHDRNGQKGLSAIAADIARTDESLDGHAQLLVPPSLTALGDRMQDAALILSVKGEQKRRMDWLKVRMPKFQHSAADLAALSTYLIGHDRIPTPTPASPKYPVAETGKRNAEQLLAGRELLGGKGFSCIACHRLKDYEPKNVARGTRGSNLFEIVQRMRPEFFFRWTRSPLRVTPGVEMPSYQRPHATLLAGDIEAQLAAIWEACNDPGLSIPSNPAVLEQFWTVAKGESPRIVRDVMTINNGALKTSIPRAFAAGFDNGHAILFDLDRLALRGWTVGDFARQRTEGKSWFWDLAGAPVAEGWTGGSDFVLLRETTGEVLGPANGEPASIRLLDYRVDHGSKSVELRYRMKLTADAGEMTIAESWRALPFLAADGGGGWARRIAFEDAPAGLRLAFREPAATAALGAISIHAAAPARWEVLKGTELSGALIAMGTPLEVHYRSTLAAQSAPYTPLPELVPEPQPVTDVPGYRGIRLPLPRSIMPTAFAWTSRGQLAFTSLKGHVYLAEDTDGDGLEDKLILVEEGLAAPYGIIADGPDLIVAHKPELLRLRDTDGDGRADLREVVATGWGYTDNYHDWTCGIVRDDQGDLLVALGSDYTQKGRPAARSQFRGNILRITPSGQMTPVATGLRYATGLALTLDGELLATDQQGEQNVFNELNAVRLGRRYGVPALHDPDKSAPSEPPAVWIPHDWTRSVNGIATIPAAAPRYAGDILGCEYNNRLLIRLTTQLVDGERQGAVFPFSRPGPETSSDTLSGPLSIAFGPQGEFCVGEIRDSGWLGGLNVGSIVRFVPADDLPNGLKNILTTPDGLELVFHQPVDRKLAGDVAAYQVAGYTRLWGGSYATPDSGRHTAAVQSATVNAAGDRVRLVLPDLKIGHLYDVSVGEIGGESQRTLWPALGHVTIHRKPAR, via the coding sequence ATGCCGCGCTGCTGGTGGGTCCTGGCGAGCCTGACGTGCGTATTCCTGTTACCGGCAGTCTCTATCCAGGCGCAAGACGACGATGACGACGACTCCCGACCAGGGCTGATCGCCGAGCTTTCCGTCGGTTCGAAACAGATCCGACGGATCGATCCGGACCTCGCGTTCGCGTGGGGAGCGGACTCGCCAGATGCAAGACTGCCCGCCGGGCCGTTCCGTGCGAATTGGGCCGGTCAGATTCTGGTTCGCAGCGAAGGCGAACTGCAGTTCCATGCCTGGCTGCAAGGGAAACTGACCCTCCGCGTCCGGGACGAAGTGGTCCTGCAGGCGGAATCCGCAACACCGCAATGGGTCTCCGGACCGAAGCTGCCGTTTCGCTTTGGCGAATGGCCCGTCGTCGTGGATTACGAACGGACCGGCGGGCAGGGGACGCTCCAGGTCGCCTGGTCCTCGAACGACTTTCCCCTCGAACCCCTGCCGGCGCATGCCCTCTACCACACCGCTCCCGACGCCGTCCAGAAGGCCGTCGCGCGCGGGCGGGACCAATTTGAAGGCTTCCGCTGCCAGGCCTGTCATGACGGCGGCGCTGATGTTCCGGTCTTGTCCGCACCGAAGCTCGACGCACTCCAGGCCGGGACGAATCCCGCCTGGCTGGTCAAGCACCTGACACGGAAGGAAATGCCGGGGCAGGGGAGCCGGATGCCGGCCTTCGGTCTGTCCGAAGCGGAAGCTCAGGACATACTGGCAGCCCTCGCCGCCCAAAGCCGGAATGTGGAACTGGCGAAGGCCAGCGAGAAGAAAGCTGATGACAAACAGCGTGCTGCCGGGAAGGCGCTGATCCTCTCCACGGGCTGCCTGGCCTGTCACACGTGGAACAAAGTTGGGCAGGACTCCCCGTGGGGCGGCCCGGCCCTCGACGAGATCGCTCACCGCCGCACGCGGGCCTGGCTCCTGACCTGGCTGCAGGATCCCGCCAAGTTAAATGCGACCCATCGCATGCCGGTCTTCACTCTGAGCGACGCCGAGCGGCAGCAGATCGCCGCCGCGCTGATCCCGGAACCGCAGAAAACTTCTGCATGGAAGGACATCGTCCCCGACGGAAAAGACGCTGTCCAGCGCGGACGTGAGTTGCTGGCGTCGCGACGCTGCGCTGGCTGCCATCAAATTGAAAACGTCACTGCGACAGCGGCCCCGAGCCTGCGTCGACAGGACGTGAACTGGGACTCTGCGTGCACTTCCGCGAATTCTGCCAAGCCCGGCCAACCGAAGTTCGCCGGCGTCGATCAAGCGGCCGTCCGGGCCTATGTCGCCTCATGGACGATGGAATCGCCGCAACCGGGGCCGTTTCTCCGGGGCGAACGCCTGCTGACGAGCAAGGGCTGCCTCCTCTGCCACGACCGTAACGGCCAGAAGGGACTCTCGGCGATCGCCGCCGACATCGCTCGGACCGATGAGTCACTCGACGGCCACGCCCAGTTGCTCGTGCCGCCGTCGCTGACCGCCCTGGGCGATCGCATGCAAGACGCCGCGCTGATTCTCAGCGTCAAAGGCGAGCAGAAACGGCGGATGGACTGGCTCAAGGTGCGCATGCCGAAGTTTCAGCACTCCGCCGCTGACCTCGCCGCCCTGTCGACCTATCTGATCGGCCACGACCGCATTCCCACCCCCACGCCAGCCAGTCCGAAGTATCCCGTTGCGGAGACCGGAAAGCGCAACGCCGAACAACTGCTCGCCGGCCGCGAGCTGCTGGGCGGCAAGGGCTTCAGTTGCATCGCCTGCCATCGGCTCAAAGACTACGAGCCCAAAAACGTCGCCCGCGGAACGCGCGGCTCCAACCTCTTCGAAATCGTCCAGCGGATGCGACCGGAGTTCTTCTTCCGCTGGACGCGTTCGCCGTTGCGGGTGACCCCCGGCGTCGAGATGCCCTCCTATCAACGTCCCCACGCCACGCTGCTGGCGGGAGACATCGAAGCCCAGCTCGCCGCGATCTGGGAGGCCTGCAACGATCCCGGCCTGTCGATTCCCAGCAATCCCGCCGTGCTGGAACAGTTCTGGACCGTCGCGAAGGGCGAGTCTCCTCGGATTGTCCGCGACGTGATGACTATCAACAACGGAGCGTTAAAGACGTCTATTCCCCGCGCCTTCGCCGCGGGCTTCGACAATGGCCATGCGATCCTGTTCGACCTCGACCGGCTGGCCCTGCGGGGCTGGACCGTCGGGGACTTCGCCCGCCAGCGGACGGAAGGCAAAAGCTGGTTCTGGGACCTCGCCGGAGCCCCGGTCGCCGAAGGCTGGACCGGCGGCAGCGACTTTGTCCTGCTGCGCGAAACGACCGGCGAGGTGCTCGGCCCGGCAAACGGGGAACCCGCCAGCATCCGGCTGCTGGACTACCGCGTGGATCACGGCTCGAAATCGGTCGAGCTGCGTTATCGCATGAAGCTGACTGCGGACGCTGGGGAAATGACGATTGCCGAGAGCTGGCGGGCCTTGCCATTCCTGGCCGCAGACGGCGGCGGCGGCTGGGCGCGCCGCATTGCGTTCGAAGACGCCCCCGCCGGTTTGCGACTCGCCTTCCGGGAGCCCGCCGCCACGGCGGCCCTCGGCGCGATCTCCATTCACGCCGCAGCCCCGGCCCGGTGGGAAGTCCTGAAAGGAACCGAGCTGTCGGGCGCGCTGATCGCCATGGGAACTCCCCTGGAAGTCCACTATCGGAGCACGCTGGCCGCCCAGTCGGCGCCCTATACGCCGCTCCCCGAACTGGTTCCGGAACCGCAACCGGTAACCGACGTGCCGGGATATCGCGGCATCCGTCTGCCCCTCCCTCGCTCCATCATGCCGACCGCATTCGCCTGGACCTCTCGGGGCCAGCTCGCCTTCACTTCACTCAAAGGGCACGTCTACCTCGCCGAAGACACCGACGGCGACGGCCTCGAAGACAAGCTGATTCTCGTCGAAGAAGGACTCGCCGCCCCCTACGGCATCATCGCCGACGGGCCGGATCTCATCGTCGCTCACAAACCGGAGCTCCTTCGCCTGCGCGACACCGACGGCGACGGCCGGGCCGACCTCCGCGAAGTCGTCGCCACCGGCTGGGGCTACACCGACAACTATCACGACTGGACCTGCGGCATCGTCCGCGACGACCAGGGAGACCTGCTCGTCGCCCTCGGCAGCGACTATACGCAGAAGGGCCGCCCCGCCGCCCGCTCGCAGTTCCGCGGCAATATTCTGCGGATTACCCCTTCGGGGCAGATGACCCCCGTCGCCACCGGCCTCCGCTACGCCACCGGCCTCGCTCTCACGCTTGACGGCGAACTCCTCGCCACCGACCAGCAGGGAGAGCAGAACGTCTTCAACGAATTGAACGCCGTCCGCTTGGGCCGGCGCTACGGCGTGCCCGCCTTGCACGATCCCGACAAAAGCGCCCCCTCCGAGCCGCCGGCGGTCTGGATTCCGCACGACTGGACGCGCAGCGTCAACGGCATCGCCACAATTCCCGCAGCGGCCCCCCGCTACGCCGGCGATATCCTCGGCTGCGAATACAACAACCGGCTCCTGATCCGGCTGACGACGCAACTGGTCGACGGCGAACGCCAGGGAGCCGTCTTCCCCTTCAGCCGCCCCGGCCCGGAAACTTCGAGCGACACTCTGTCTGGACCCCTCTCGATCGCCTTCGGACCGCAGGGCGAGTTCTGCGTCGGCGAAATCCGCGACAGCGGCTGGCTGGGAGGCCTCAACGTCGGCTCCATCGTCCGCTTCGTCCCCGCGGACGATCTCCCCAACGGCCTCAAAAATATTCTGACGACACCCGACGGCCTGGAACTGGTCTTCCATCAGCCGGTCGACCGCAAGCTCGCTGGCGACGTGGCCGCATACCAAGTAGCCGGCTACACACGGCTCTGGGGCGGATCGTACGCCACGCCCGACAGCGGCCGGCACACGGCGGCGGTCCAGTCCGCGACGGTCAACGCAGCCGGCGATCGGGTCCGGCTCGTGCTCCCCGATCTGAAAATCGGACATTTGTACGACGTCTCGGTCGGCGAGATCGGCGGCGAATCCCAGCGAACCCTCTGGCCCGCCCTGGGTCACGTCACAATCCACCGCAAACCGGCCCGGTGA